tggggggctgggagggagggagctgaaAATACACGTTTGGTATCAAAAATAAACACTTGGGAGTGGCAGGAAGATTCCTCCCCCAAATcccttccttcccacccaccccatcTCAGATATAGGAAGAGATGCTCCCCTCTCCCCTATTGAAAAGCCctgtttaaaaatagattatactATCAAAATGGCAGGGGGTAGGGGACAAGGAGACCTGGAGTACCGGCTGGAGGGGCCCCCCAGACGGGGACCACTCCCCAAAAAAACCCTCCATTGGGAGGTAACAGGCAGGACTCCAGGAGTTTGGCAGATACAGGAATGGCTTCTCAGGGGGAGAAGAACAAAAGGAGCATTCCTCCCTGGCCAAAATGGTGGTATCTGAGAGAAGGCTGGGGAGGTGGAAATTCCTATTTCTAGGGTGTGAGTCTTCCTTGGCCAAGGCTCCCAAACCGTTAAACGGCACAATTTCTTCCTGGACCCTTGGGTATGGCCAGGAATAATAAACTACAACAAGCTATCTCTTCTACCCACACCCCAAAATGGAGACAGGGCTCCCTCAGCTTCCCAAGGGCAGgctgagaaataaataaagaaaggtCCTTCTCAAGCCAGACCCCGATTGTCTCATCTTGGGGAGAAAATGTGGAGATGGGGGAGATGTCCTCACCAACCCCCCCAGTAGAGTTGGGCCAGGCTCCTCCCAGTggccttcaaaaaataaataaataaaccgtCTCCACCAATGCAGTAGGAGACGTGTAAGGGCGGCCACTGAGGAACTGACCAAGAAGAGAGAAGTTGTATGTTTCCTGTGGAAGGGTTATTGAGAGATCCTTCCTAGAATCCCTACCCCACCACAGCTAGAGCACAAGTCTGTCAGCTGAACTATGTTTCTCCTTGAGACGGCTGGCTGGAGAGAAGTTCAGGGCCATGGATGGAGTGACCCCagaagggggtggtggtggtggtggtagtcaTGGCTTCTGGGGCCCTGGGGAGAGCACCACGGGGGTTGAGAGGCCATCCACGCTGATGGAAGGGATGTGCACCTGGGCGCTGCCACTGGACGGAAACTGGGGACAGAAATAGGGAAAGATCATGGATGGGGGCCATGCTAGGGTCTCTCACCCTTTACAATATGGGGGAAGGGGATCCTACCTGGAAGGAGAGCTTGGCTGGACTACGGGGTGCAATGGGACTCAGGGTGCTCCAGAAGTGAATGCTGGGGGGCAGCGAGCTGGGTGTCAGCAGCACCGGGGTCTGTGGGGGAACAGATGGTTGGAGCTCAAGTGAGTAGAGGGCAGGTGTGGGAAAATGGAAGGACCTTGGCTCCTGTCCCACCAGATTTCCCCCTCAGACATCTGAGATCACCCTCCCAAAGTACACAGGCTTATACCCTAACTACTAAGGTCAAGCCCATGACACCTCTCCCATGTCACAGACAGCCCCTCCCAACTCCCCGAGAGCCCACCTCTACCTTCATTGGGCGAGACCACATATAAGACCCCATCCACATGTCGCTTTTAAACCTCACAATCACTATCCCATCAGCTTAGGATCAAGTTCCAACTCAGATCCCCCCAACCCATACACCTCCCAGGAAATCCGCTAAGAAAACCCCAGACCAAAAAGCCCCGTGCAGGTTCCCCAAGCCACACCCCAACCCAGAAAAGTTCCCGCCCCCAGCCTCGCGGTCTCCGCCCACAAAACTCCCCAGACCCGCCCTTCATTCCAGCCCATCCTTCAGCAGGGGAGACTAGCCCGCCCTTCGTTAATCAAGCCCCGTCCCTCCAGCCAGTCCCCCTCGAAGGCTCCACCCTCCCGCTCACTCAGGGATAACCACACTGGCCCTTGCAGTCTAGCTCCTCTCTCACCCGCCCCACCTTTTCACAGGCACTCACCAATGTGTGCGTAGGTAGCAGGGACGGGGTCAGCGCTGGCCCCGGCGCCTGCAGCCCGGAGCCAgttcctgatcctggagtccgttCGGGTCCTGGCCCACCCAGCAGGCTCGGGCTGAGTGGGAGCTCCAGGTCCCGGGGCTTCCGGCCCTTCTGAGGCTGGGCGATCTCTGTGCTGGAAGCAGTGGAAGCCGCGAGGCCGCCCACCTGCGCTGCAGTCTCCATGACGACCGCGGGCAGCCGGGCCGGCACGCCCTCCACAGGAGGGACTTCCGGCCCGGCCTTAGCGGTTTCCTGCACAAACCCCGCCTCCCCACCGACTGCGGCTTCCAACTCTTCCTTGGGCCCGTCCACTTTCACTTCTGGGGGCAGTGGCCTGCCCAAcccaggctccacattcagctcTTCTGATTTAGGGTTCTGGGCCTCGGGTGGGGTCAGGATGACCTGGaagaggggggggggcgggcagagggggTGCGTAAGGATTGCTGGGTTAGTGAAGCCAAGGACTTGTCTTGGAAAGTACGACTTTGTATTGTGGGGGGGTGCATGACTACACATCAAGGCAGGTCCAAGAGCAGGAGGTGGGGCTTTGTCAAGGATGTGAAGCTTCTTCTGGCAGCTTCTCTTTGGGGACAGAGCTTCCCCTAAGGGTGGGCCTCCTGGGGATACTGCCCTCATTCATGAAAGAAGTGGTTCTCAAAATTTTGCTTTCGTAGGACTAGCAGCATGCGCCTCATCtggaaacttctttaaaaaaaaaaaaaaacgaattcttgggacacttgggtggctcagtggttgagcctttggttcagggcatgatccccagtccagggactgagtcttgcacagagggagcctgcttttctctgcctatgtctctgtctctcatgaataaataaaacttaaaaaacaaaaacaaacgaaTTCTTGTGCTCATCCCCAGATCCATATAATGAGAAACTTTGAGGGGCAGGCCCCAGAAATctgtcatttaaataaaaagccctccaggtgattctgatggacACTAAGGTGAGAGAACCTATGCATTAAGCAAATAAATTCAGGGCACCTTGCCTAGCTTAGTACTTGTATGGCTCTCCTCTGTAACCCCCTCTCCCAAGGAACCTCTGTGTCCCTCCTTCCACCATATCTAAATAGGATGTTTATGTCCCTTCTACCAGCACCCCTCCTCATCTGGGAATTGTACATCCACTCTCTTACTGAATTTCCATACTCCAGTCCTTACCTGCAGAGGCAGGCCAGCCTCCTCCGCCTCCAGGCAGGCCTCCAAGGGGCTTGGACTGGTGCTCCTGCTCCCAGACGGGGGCACTGCTGCTCCTGAAGGAGCGGTGTTGGGGAGCACTGAGGCAGGCCGAGGATGAGGgggtggctgtggctgtggctgcagGGACTGGATGGTGAAGGTGGAATAGAGGCCTGAGCGCATGTATTCATTGCGGCTGCTGCGCGCCAAGCCACCGGGGCCTGCCATTCCTGTACCCTTGGGTGGGCCCGATTTCCCAGAGGCAGGATCCCCGGGGACAGCATGTACAGTGGCGGGAGCCACATTTGCCACAGTAGAGGTGATAGACACCTCGGGCTGTGGCGGGCAGTCCTCAGTGGAGCACCTCGCGACTTCCGGGTAGGATACAAACTTGTAGACAAATTTCTGGCCGCTCACTTTGCGGATGATATTCTGGGAAGGGAGGAGACAGGATAAAGGACCTTAGAAGAGAGGACCAGAGTGGAGGGAGGATATGGatgagggggcagaggggtgtGTCTCCTAGggtccttctttcccttctcctgtcTTTTTACACATATGCTATTCCTCCTCTGTCTGCTCTTGATTGGGTATCCCCCACCCCGGCTGACTTCTTACCGGCATCTTTCCCAATCTGGGGACTTCTCCCTTCTTCTGTTTCTACTCCTCTTCCCCATTGTGATTCCCCTCTCTGTATTCTTcccagtttctctcctttctctcttctcccttccacaGCTCTTCTTTTAGCCTACTGCTCTTTTCCCCTTGCCCGGTCTCCACTCCGTGGCTCCTCCCCATCCATCCCTCTCATCTCCTCATAGCTCTTCATCTCCATCTGTccaatcccccacccccacatcctgTGGTAGCACTCCATAGTGGGGCCCACCTAGGAGTCAGTGCAGGAGCAGGCTTTCCTCCTGGCTCCAGGAACCAGGGGTGTCTGTGGGCTAATTGGGCCCAGGCCTTGGGGGTGGTTGCCAGGGCAGTTATGGAGTGTAGCTGATACAGCAagacaagaaaatgaagtaaCTGATGTAAATATTGGAGGAGACAAAATTAAGATTGAAGAATGCCGGGATGAATTATTAACATAGAGGATTATTTAAAGCTATTGGTCTACATGTAGAACAGGGCAAGGTCACTAGGGGGAGAACAGGCTGAGAAgcctcattcttttgtttttgttttggtttgggggcttttttttttttttttttggttgtcataGTTTATTTCTTGTTCTAGTTGTAACTGAGGAGCCTCATTCTTAGTACTATGGTACGGGTTTAGgctaaaacaattagaaaatgaagtGACTGATAGCAACTAAGATAAGGCCATTAAAGTACTGGCATACATATTGGGGGGAATCTCGAGGCTGGCAGGGTGGATCACAGAACATGTTTGGAATATTACAGGATAGGTCTGGAGGGTCCCAGGGATGTTGCGGTGGTCTCAAAGCACAGAATGAGGCAGCCTCAATATTGTTTTGGAGGTTTCagctaaaggaataaaatatgagaaatctGAGAATCAAATAAATGCTATATAATTTATGGCATGTAGCATAGGTCTAGGGCTATTGTGGGGGACAAGAGGCATCTGGGGGGCACTAGGGTATCCTAAAGACATCTTAATGCTGGTCAGGTATGTCACAGGGTGGGTTTGTGTTTttcagaaaaggaatgaaaagggaTATTCATTAATGTTTTGGAAGtttcagataaaaaagaaaatgaaatagctgGTATGTTGTCAGGGAGGAGAAATCCAGCACCGGTCTGGGAGTCTGAAAGgatgagaaaaattcaaatttttagcTATAAGAgtaagatgataaaataatacacactgatgggatgcctgggtggctcagtggttgagcatctgcctccagctcagggcatgatcccagggtcttgggatcgagtcccacattggtctccccacagggagactgcttctccctctgcctaggtctttgtctctctgtgtctctcatgaataaataattaaaaatcttcaaaaaaatacacACTGGGATGGACCAGCATTGCTCTAAAAATGCATGAGAATAGGGTATAGACTGTACTGTACATATTGTTTTGGAGGTTTCAGCtaaaagaataagagaagaaaagaactgaTAAAAGTGTTCCGGATCCCACAGCATGAGGTAAGAAAAGGTTAGTACAATATTGTAATAGACATTCTAATGCTGGGAATAAGAATATTCTGGAATAAGAGTAGGTTATGAAATAACTGAGGAAGTCCAGGATTGGTCCAGTTCCAGAAGGCAGGAGGAGAGTCATTATTAATGgtgcttttgtaatttttagcTATaggaataagataaaaaaatgaaatgtgtgggGTGTGGTGGAACAGTATGACTTTGAGGGCCTCAGAAAGTGGGTTAGTAGGGGTCAGTATTAATAATACTATGAAGGTTTCAGCCAAAGTAGTAAGACAAAGAAAATACCTGAGATAAACATTTGAGGTGCCCAACATTGGTCTAACAGTACGAGAGGATAGGGTAAAAAATAGTAAACTCTGTTTTCAAAGTTATAGCTATGacaagacaagaaaatgaaataactgCCATAAATGTTGGTGGTTCCCAGTCCTGGTTTCAGAGGCCTTACCTTGTCATAGTAGTACCGCAGGGCCCGGCTGAGCTTGTCATAATTCATGTTGGTCTTGTTCTTACGCAGCCCCCACAGCCGGGCCACCTCCTCAGCATCCACCAGCTTGAACTCACCGCCATCCCGTGAGGTCCAGGAGATGATGTGGCCATTGCCTTGCTCTCTCAGCAGCTGCAGCAGAAACTGCCACAGCGTCACAGAGGGGTCCATCACTGGCGGAGTGCTCACGCCATCCCAGGGGTACCTGGAGGGCAGATAGCTCAGAGCTGAGAGGCTGAGaacacagaaggaggcagaggtcaGCAAGAGGAGGattcctttcttgccttcttgtCTCCACCTCTGTCCCCAAAGCCTACCATCATTCCCTAAACACCTTCCGACTAAATTCTAAGCTCCTCAGCCTGGCTTTAGAGACTCACCAGAATGGTAGGAGACTTTTGGAGACAAGAGGACGTTGTGAATGTATTTTGTATGTGGGACAAATATGCATCTTTGGGGGCCAGAGGGCAGACTATGGTAGGCAAAATAATGCCCTCTCAGAAATGTCCATATCCTAATCTCTGGCACTTATGAGTGTGTTATGTACATGacaaaaggaactttgcagatgaACTTAGAGTTATAATAGTTCCCTCTTATCTGCAGGGGATCCGTTTCAAGACcctcagtggatgcctgaaactgtggACAGTACTAAATCCTACATagactatgttttttcctataaatatacACAGTTTATGtataagtttaatttataaatcaagCACAAGGGATTAACAATACCTGAACAATTATGGCAATATACCAtgataaaagttatgtgaatgtgctctctttctcagtATCTTATCGttctgtactcacccttcttcttatGATGATGGGAGATGATTAAATACCTACataatgagatgaagtgaggtacTGACGTAGGCACTATGACACAGTGTTAGTCTACCACTGACCTTCTGATGATGGGTCAGGAGAATCATCTTCTCCTTGACCACGGGTAACTGAAACCACGGAAAGCAAAGCTGTGGATAAGGGGGTATTACTGTACGGACCTCAGGGAGATTGTTCTGGATTGTTTGAGTGAGCTGAATCTAATTGCAGAAacccttacaaaaaaaaaaaaaaaaggaagaggcagaaagagagctCAGAGAGATGCAAGGACAGAAGAGGCAGGAGAGATTCAAAACATGAGAGGGACCTGATTTGCCATTACTGGCTTTGAAGCTGGAAGAACAGAGCTCCAGCCCAGGAATATGGTTGGCCTCATAAATGTGGGAAGGACCCTCAGCTGACTGTCAGTCAGGAAACAGAGACCTTAATCCTACAAcctcaaggaactgaattctgccagcAACTCGAATGAGCAGGAAACAGGTCATTCCCTGGAGCCGCCAGGAAGAaacacagccctgcccacacccaggTTGCAGCCTGGTGAGGCTatgttggacttctgacctccagagtGCCAAGATAATagtttgcattgttttaagcagCTTGTGACTTGTGATCATTTGTCACAGCAGGAGTTGAAAGCTAGtatagtggggatccctgggtggctcagcggtttagcacctgccttcaggccagggcctgatcctggagtcccaggattgagtcccacatcaggctccctctgcttctccctctgcctgtgtctctgcctctctctgtctctcatgaataaataaataaaatctttttttaaaaaaagctagtATGGTGCTCCTCACCTGAACGTTTTCATTTGCATCCTCTGTTACACCAGACATGAAGTTTTCTAGGAGGTTCCTTCTGCTAGCACATTGCAAAAGCTGTTTACTCTGTGGGACTCCATTCTTCTACCTAGAAGTCTTCCCCATCATCTGAGTTCCAGCCACGGAGTCTTGCCTTTCTGAAGCCTTCCTGAAACTTAGTacctgctccctctgctttgcATTCCTCAGGCCTcttactgtctgtgttctccttcTTGATAACAGCAAAgaactaacatttgttgagctcATAATACTTGGCTGGCATTGTTCAAATCAGACAATATGGCCTACCAGACCATAGCTCAGGGTCTAGGGCTGGATTGCCAGGATTGGAATCCTGATTCTGCTACTTATTAGCAGTCTGACCCTAGGcatattctttaaattctttctacctcaattttcccatctgtaaaatagggataataataataccaagtTCACAGAGTTATTGTACAGATTAAATATAATGTGCCTGGAGTGTGAGAAGCTTTTAATGTAGTTTCCAATTTGTTCATAATTCCTTATCTGCTATTCCAAAATCCCCAAAGCGCTAAAAACAAAacttggtgcacctgggtggtgcagtcggttaagcgtctgactcttggattttggctcaggtcatgattttagtgttgtgggatcaagtctccgcatcgggctctgtgctcagcgtcccatcagcttgggattctctctctccttctttctctgcccctcccctctgagcacataccagctcttgctctcaaataaataaatctttgaacaaacaaaaaaaaccccttctTTATAACCCTTTGGCAGCAAATCCAGATGTAAAATGAACAAGGCCCTTCCTGGTCTTTATTGATTCTCACTTAGCATGATCGTTCAAACATTCTGCTACAGAAATCTGAATGTGGCTGATTACTGAGCCCACTGAGGGGGTTATGTAACATCTTGTATGTGCCCCTTGCCAcctttctaaaatctgaaaaatctgATATTCTGAAACACATCTGGCCCCAAGGGTTTTAGATGAGGGCATGTAGACCTGTACTGCTATTTTTATAGGTACTGACTCATTTATCTTTCATCACAACTCTGGAAAGTAGGTGCTCTTTATTATCACtcatttacagaggaggaagcagaggtaCAAAATGTCCAGATGACATCTATGGGCCACAGAGTGTAAGTGGCACAGCCAAGCTTTGGACCCATGCAGTCAGATTCCAGTCGTCATTGTCTAAGCATGTAACCATTAGGCAAACCTGCCCTCCATGCTGCTCCCTCAGCATGTCCTGTAGAGAAcaggcccctccctgctcaccGCAGCCCCCCCCCTCCCATAACTGCCCTCTTCGCTGAGGGTGAATTGGAAATAAACATGAAGCTTCCTATTCCTGAAGGAATGAGTTTTCATCAGTCAACTGTTCACTGGCTGGGACTGTTGGATTAAGAATAAGACCTTCCAAACCAGGTTTCAAAGAACCTTTCTCTGTTATTTGTAGCTTCATTCTTTAATCTGTAAGGAAATATACAGTATATGATCCTTTCTCGTGTCGGAGCGCTTAATGAAGTTGGCTGAGCAGACACAATTTTGGGCTATTACGCAAGTCACAAAGCCACGGAGTGTCCATATTTGAGAGTCCTGTCATCAGAGACTTCACTGGGTTTACTTCAAAGACCTGCTTGTTTCAGAGGGCACAAAGAGTTCAGTGTGACTCCTGGTGGTGAAGACAGGCAATTTTACTAGTTCCTCTTTTGGCTGCAACAGGACCTACCCATTAAGGGAAAATCTGACCGGCTGCGCCAAGCCTCAACAGCACACAGAGTTTTGTATTTTGGTTATTACTGTATTTCCCACCTGACCCCTAATAAGTGTCCTAGTAATCTGCCTTACTCAGATGGGATTACTTCTCTGTCTCGTTCATTTAGCGAGCATCTTTGAGCGCCTCCTGTGGGGTCAGCACCTATTGAGTGCCTCCTGTGAGCGCCTCCtggagatacagcagtgaacaaaacagaaatcccTGCTCTCGGGGAACTCATGTTTTAGTGGGGAAGACGgtcagaaaagaagagaaaggagtgaaAGAGTACGTCAGCTGGTGAGAAGAGCTATGGAAAAAAGTGAAGCAGGGGAGCGGTTGTTATTTTTGAAAGGGTAGTCAGGGGAGGGTTAAGCACTGCACAGGTGACATCTGAGCAAACACCTAAATTAAATGAGGCGAGAGAGTCAGGTCTGTGATGACGCGGGCAGCAGGTGGATCCAGGCAGGGTGAATGACCCTGAGGCTAGAGCACACTGGGCAGGTCAGAGGAAGACAGTGGAGCAGGGCAAGGTCAGAGAGGAGGGAGTAAGGGTGCAAAAAAGTAGCAGGAGGTGAGAAGAGAAGGGCCGTGGGGCCCAGACTGAGTGAGGCTTTCTCAGGCCCTTGTGCAAGGACTCTGATGATAGCTGAGAGAAGAGCCACAAGGGGGTCATGAACAGGGGGGGGACCAGGCCGTGACTTGCATTTTAGCAGGATCCTTCTGGCTGTTATGAGGAGAACCGAGTGTAGGGGCTGAAGAGGCTACTGTGACAGTCCAGGTGAGACTTGCAGTGGAACTGCTGGGGGAATGGCTGACTTCTGGATAAAATATGAACACAGAGTGAGCAGTGTTTGCTGACAAAGTatgaggcagggaagggaagtGAGAGACAACAGCAAGGGTGAGTCTAGGTTTGTGACCTGGTCGCCTGGAAGGATGGAGCCAGGACCCACGGAAACGGGAGCACCACAGGAGAGCTGATTTTGAGGCAAGGTCAGGAGGTCAATTTTGGAGATTGTCTCAGAGGCCTGTTAGACACCTGTATGTATGCTGTGAGTAACGACAGTGGTTTTAAGAACAGTCATACAACTATTTTCCTGTGTGTCACACATCGTTTTGAACATTTAACTCATGCAACCATTACAGCCACACTGTGGGGTGGGATTATGATcgtcccattttccagatgaggaaatagaggcaTAGAGTTTAatcatttgcccaaagtcatgcaGCTGGAAGTTGGCAGAACTGGGGTTCAAAGCTGGGCAGTCTTGCTGCAGGTAGAGATCCTAGCACTTTACAATACCAGCTCTCTATCAAGAGAGACAGGGAAGACCCTAGAGGGTGAGTGGGGAGGGTTCCCTGAGAAGTGACACGTGAGCAGAGACGGGGAGGATGGGAGGTAGCTAGCCATGTGGACATCTGTGGACATTGCGTACGACTCTAAGGTGGCCATGAGCTTGGCACTCTACATCACAGGCATGGTGAGCTCACCCATTTCCCACCTCTGAGGCTATGTACGTGCCCTTCCCCTTTCTCATGCCCGATAAACTCTTTATTCTATAATCATCAAATTCTGCTATCTTCCAGACAGAATGAATCCTTCCTCCGTGTGATCCAATGTGCTGAATAAACTATCTGCTGTTGCAGATCTGTTCTCTCTGGGCCTTTGGTCTCCCACTCCTCTGCCTTGTTCTAGCTGTgcaaccttgagcaagttactcaacctctctgggtctgtttctgcatctgtaaaatatcttcaaaatatactATTCTTAAAGGCTTTTGTGAGGATTTAGTGTCAATACATGTAAAGGACTTAGAAAAGTATCTCTGGCATGTGGTAGGCACTCGACAAATGTTAGTTAGCTCTTAGCTTGTCTATCAGCCTTCACCCTCCCACCAGCCTCCAACCTTATGTATCACCATGGCCTATACCATCTGGCTCCCATCACCGCTCTGACCTTGCCTCCTGCTTGCCTGCCTGTCTCCTTCCcgccctctgctctgctccagccacactggcctccttcaCGTTTCTTGAATGCACTAGGCAcagtcccacctcagggcctttgcgcTGGCTGTTCCTTCCACCCCCAGAACACTCTTCCCCTAGATATTTTGTCTTCCTCCCTGATCTCCTTCAGGCCTTAACTCAAGGGTCACCTTCTAAGTAGAGGCCTGCCCAGTGCCCAAGATTTCAATCACTCCCGTACTCTCTCCCTGTCTTCCCGACTTCACTTTCCTCCTTAGCGCCTAACATACTATCTAATTTtacttactgttttatttatatagtcCGTCTCCCCCACTTCTAGCAAATGTCTGCTCCACAAGGGCAGGAATTTCTGCCTGTTCTGTTCCTTCCcatatccccagcacctagaagaATGCCTGGTACTCAGTAGGTGCTAAGTGTTTGCTGAACGAACAGTCCCAACTAGCTTCTTTAGCTAGCTTTCGTATACCCTCTTCATCTCCAACCCTTCCCTCCCCTTGCACCCTGATTTGTCCGAAATAATATTTTTCACCTTCATGCATGCAACAAATtcttattgagcacctagtatATACTAAGTATATTTACCCAGCAGTAAATAAGCAGACAAAAAAACTAAACCCTCATTGGACTGACTGTTCTAATGGGGAGGGACAGTGAACTGGTAAACTACACAGTGTGTCTGATAGTGATGAAGGGCAAAGGGGACCACTACCGCAGAGAAGGAACCTGAGTCCCGTTAAGTATGTAGGTTCAGATGATCAGGGGCAGACTGACATTTGAATAGAACTCTGAAAGGACTCACATACAGATCAGGGGAACGACGTTATTCCAGGCAGAAAATATAGCCAATGCACAGGCCCTCAGGCTGGGCTGTATCTGGTGTGTTTGATTTGAGGATGAGTGAGGAGCTTTGTATGGCTGGAACAGAGTCGGAGGGACAAGGTGCAGGAGGTGCAGCCAGAGAGGTTACTTGTCTTATTAACTCTCAGGTATGTTCACATTGGAGGGGATTCTGGTTTTGAtgcctccattttacaaatgaggaagcagGTGCGGAGAGAAAGTGGTTAAATCACTCAGATCATATGGCTGCTGCGATTGCGGGTGGATGGGTGCTGAGAAAAGGTGTGGAATGGAGACAGCTCTGCAGGCGGG
The Vulpes vulpes isolate BD-2025 chromosome X, VulVul3, whole genome shotgun sequence genome window above contains:
- the ELK1 gene encoding ETS domain-containing protein Elk-1 encodes the protein MDPSVTLWQFLLQLLREQGNGHIISWTSRDGGEFKLVDAEEVARLWGLRKNKTNMNYDKLSRALRYYYDKNIIRKVSGQKFVYKFVSYPEVARCSTEDCPPQPEVSITSTVANVAPATVHAVPGDPASGKSGPPKGTGMAGPGGLARSSRNEYMRSGLYSTFTIQSLQPQPQPPPHPRPASVLPNTAPSGAAVPPSGSRSTSPSPLEACLEAEEAGLPLQVILTPPEAQNPKSEELNVEPGLGRPLPPEVKVDGPKEELEAAVGGEAGFVQETAKAGPEVPPVEGVPARLPAVVMETAAQVGGLAASTASSTEIAQPQKGRKPRDLELPLSPSLLGGPGPERTPGSGTGSGLQAPGPALTPSLLPTHTLTPVLLTPSSLPPSIHFWSTLSPIAPRSPAKLSFQFPSSGSAQVHIPSISVDGLSTPVVLSPGPQKP